A stretch of Brassica napus cultivar Da-Ae chromosome C6, Da-Ae, whole genome shotgun sequence DNA encodes these proteins:
- the LOC106406884 gene encoding uncharacterized protein LOC106406884: MEDVKGKELVDDTPPPVEQNDETEIHKQPSSESEENAIKKKYGGLLPKKIPLISKDHERAFFDSADWALGKQKGQKPKGPLEALRPKLQPTPHQQPRARRMALSSGDNSEDAEADTNEPLDDQQASASAADNAKDDGGIVDAADAKDNIKS; the protein is encoded by the exons ATGGAAGACGTGAAGGGAAAGGAGCTTGTTGATGATACTCCTCCTCCTGTTGAACAAAATGATGAAACTGAGATTCATAAACAGCCATCGTCTGAGTCCGAG GAAAATGCGATCAAGAAAAAGTATGGAGGATTGTTGCCAAAGAAGATTCCTTTGATATCCAag GATCATGAGCGTGCGTTTTTTGACTCAGCTGATTGGGCATTAGGCAAG CAAAAAGGACAAAAGCCAAAAGGGCCTTTGGAAGCTCTCCGACCaaaactgcag CCAACCCCGCACCAGCAACCAAGGGCAAGACGAATGGCCTTATCTTCAGGCGATAACTCTGAAG ACGCTGAGGCTGACACCAACGAACCTCTGGATGACCAACAAGCTAGCGCATCAGCTGCTGACAACGCCAAGGATGATGGAGGCATCGTCGATGCTGCTGACGCCAAAGACAACATCAAGTCATGA
- the LOC106405000 gene encoding DNA (cytosine-5)-methyltransferase DRM1 isoform X1 yields MAKHSAGDDDDVNWNTDDEIDNFQSFPVNYISKRNVVHTDETVAKFIEMGFSIEMIGRAVEETGGENPEPLMILETLFKISTSSEASSSKSKVIDELIGMGFSEELVIKAIQEHGEENLEEITNALLSYAEAEKMHETENEDINNNYFADDNDDVNIFSGLSSSDEENELHSFHEDGRLQDLIKMGYPRKEASIALERCGEIASLAEVVDFIFAAQMARQLDEFWAAPDEKEQRRINEPPPRRRKLNTDIASDDELIRLPNPMIGFGVPKEPGLITDRPVPIPNIALGPPYFYFENVAMTPKGVWATMSSHLYDIKPEFVDSLYFCAAARKRGYIHNLPIKNRFEIQPTPHYTIQEEFPLTKKWWPDWDKRTKLNCVLTCIASAQLTNKIRKRLEKHERDPAVQKDVVDQCKKWNLVWVGKNKAAPLEPYEMERLLGFPNNHTRGISRKDRYKSLGNSFQVDTVAYHLSVLKPLYPKGINVLSLFTGIGGGEVALHRLQIPMKLVVSVEISEVNRNIFRSFWEQTNQRGDLIEFRDVEELDDHKIEGLMDQYGGFDLVIGGSPCNNLAGANRVSRTGLEGDQSSLFYDYCRILDAVRSKASRMRR; encoded by the exons atg GCAAAACATTCTGCTGGTGATGACGATGATGTAAATTGGAATACAGATGATGAAATTGATAACTTCCAATCGTTTCCTGTAAATTATATATCCAAA AGAAACGTAGTTCATACGGATGAGACGGTTGCTAAGTTCATTGAGATGGGATTCTCTATCGAAATGATCGGTAGAGCGGTTGAAGAAACCGGCG GAGAAAATCCAGAACCTTTGATGATTCTTGAAACTCTCTTCAAGATTTCT ACAAGCTCTGAAGCTAGTTCATCTAAATCTAAGGTCATAGACGAGCTTATTGGTATGGGTTTCTCCGAGGAATTAGTGatcaaagctatacaggaacaTG GAGAAGAAAATCTTGAGGAGATAACAAATGCACTTCTGAGTTATGCA GAGGCAGAGAAAATGCATGAAACAGAGAATGAGGACATCAACAATAACTACTTCGCAGATGATAATGATGACGTTAATATTTTCTCAGGTCTATCATCCTCAGATGAAGAG AACGAGTTACACTCTTTTCATGAAGATGGTAGATTGCAAGATTTGATCAAAATGGGATATCCAAGGAAAGAGGCTTCCATAGCTCTAGAGAGATGTG GAGAAATTGCAAGTTTGGCAGAGGTTGTTGACTTCATTTTTGCTGCTCAAATGGCACGGCAACTAGATGAGTTTTGGGCAGCTCCAGATGAAAAAGAG CAGCGAAGAATTAACGAGCCACCGCCAAGAAGGAGAAAGCTGAACACTGACATAGCCAGTGATGACGAGCTCATCCGTCTACCAAATCCAATGATCGGGTTTGGTGTACCTAAGGAACCTGGACTTATAACTGATAGGCCAGTCCCCATTCCTAATATTGCTCTAGGTCCACCCTATTTCTACTTCGAGAATGTTGCAATGACACCCAAAGGTGTTTGGGCCACAATGTCTAGTCATCTGTATGACATCAAACCCGAATTTGTGGACTCCCTGTACTTTTGTGCTGCTGCGAGGAAGAGAGGTTACATTCACAACCTTCCAATCAAGAACAGATTTGAGATACAACCCACACCACATTATACGATACAAGAAGAGTTTCCTTTGACCAAGAAATGGTGGCCTGATTGGGATAAAAGAACGAAACTGAACTGTGTGTTGACTTGCATCGCCAGTGCTCAGCTCACAAACAAAATACGCAAGCGTCTTGAAAAACATGAAAGGGATCCAGCTGTGCAGAAAGATGTAGTAGATCAATGCAAAAAATGGAACCTGGTTTGGGTTGGTAAGAACAAAGCTGCCCCTCTGGAACCATACGAGATGGAAAGGCTTCTAGGTTTCCCAAATAATCATACTCGTGGTATAAGCAGAAAGGATCGCTACAAGTCTCTAGGCAACTCATTTCAG GTTGATACTGTTGCCTATCACTTGTCTGTCCTTAAGCCGTTGTACCCAAAAGGCATAAACGTCTTGTCACTCTTCACTGGCATAGGCGGTGGAGAAGTAGCACTTCACCGTCTCCAAATACCAATGAAGCTAGTTGTGTCTGTTGAGATATCAGAAGTCAACAGGAACATATTCAGGAGTTTTTGGGAGCAGACAAATCAAAGGGGTGATCTGATAGAGTTTAGAGATGTTGAAGAGCTTGACGACCATAAGATAGAGGGACTTATGGACCAGTATGGAGGGTTTGACCTTGTTATAGGTGGTAGCCCCTGTAACAATCTAGCTGGAGCTAATAGGGTTAGTAGGACTGGACTTGAAGGAGACCAGTCATCACTGTTCTATGATTACT
- the LOC106405000 gene encoding DNA (cytosine-5)-methyltransferase DRM1 isoform X3: MAKHSAGDDDDVNWNTDDEIDNFQSFPRNVVHTDETVAKFIEMGFSIEMIGRAVEETGGENPEPLMILETLFKISTSSEASSSKSKVIDELIGMGFSEELVIKAIQEHGEENLEEITNALLSYAEAEKMHETENEDINNNYFADDNDDVNIFSGLSSSDEENELHSFHEDGRLQDLIKMGYPRKEASIALERCGEIASLAEVVDFIFAAQMARQLDEFWAAPDEKEQRRINEPPPRRRKLNTDIASDDELIRLPNPMIGFGVPKEPGLITDRPVPIPNIALGPPYFYFENVAMTPKGVWATMSSHLYDIKPEFVDSLYFCAAARKRGYIHNLPIKNRFEIQPTPHYTIQEEFPLTKKWWPDWDKRTKLNCVLTCIASAQLTNKIRKRLEKHERDPAVQKDVVDQCKKWNLVWVGKNKAAPLEPYEMERLLGFPNNHTRGISRKDRYKSLGNSFQVDTVAYHLSVLKPLYPKGINVLSLFTGIGGGEVALHRLQIPMKLVVSVEISEVNRNIFRSFWEQTNQRGDLIEFRDVEELDDHKIEGLMDQYGGFDLVIGGSPCNNLAGANRVSRTGLEGDQSSLFYDYCRILDAVRSKASRMRR, encoded by the exons atg GCAAAACATTCTGCTGGTGATGACGATGATGTAAATTGGAATACAGATGATGAAATTGATAACTTCCAATCGTTTCCT AGAAACGTAGTTCATACGGATGAGACGGTTGCTAAGTTCATTGAGATGGGATTCTCTATCGAAATGATCGGTAGAGCGGTTGAAGAAACCGGCG GAGAAAATCCAGAACCTTTGATGATTCTTGAAACTCTCTTCAAGATTTCT ACAAGCTCTGAAGCTAGTTCATCTAAATCTAAGGTCATAGACGAGCTTATTGGTATGGGTTTCTCCGAGGAATTAGTGatcaaagctatacaggaacaTG GAGAAGAAAATCTTGAGGAGATAACAAATGCACTTCTGAGTTATGCA GAGGCAGAGAAAATGCATGAAACAGAGAATGAGGACATCAACAATAACTACTTCGCAGATGATAATGATGACGTTAATATTTTCTCAGGTCTATCATCCTCAGATGAAGAG AACGAGTTACACTCTTTTCATGAAGATGGTAGATTGCAAGATTTGATCAAAATGGGATATCCAAGGAAAGAGGCTTCCATAGCTCTAGAGAGATGTG GAGAAATTGCAAGTTTGGCAGAGGTTGTTGACTTCATTTTTGCTGCTCAAATGGCACGGCAACTAGATGAGTTTTGGGCAGCTCCAGATGAAAAAGAG CAGCGAAGAATTAACGAGCCACCGCCAAGAAGGAGAAAGCTGAACACTGACATAGCCAGTGATGACGAGCTCATCCGTCTACCAAATCCAATGATCGGGTTTGGTGTACCTAAGGAACCTGGACTTATAACTGATAGGCCAGTCCCCATTCCTAATATTGCTCTAGGTCCACCCTATTTCTACTTCGAGAATGTTGCAATGACACCCAAAGGTGTTTGGGCCACAATGTCTAGTCATCTGTATGACATCAAACCCGAATTTGTGGACTCCCTGTACTTTTGTGCTGCTGCGAGGAAGAGAGGTTACATTCACAACCTTCCAATCAAGAACAGATTTGAGATACAACCCACACCACATTATACGATACAAGAAGAGTTTCCTTTGACCAAGAAATGGTGGCCTGATTGGGATAAAAGAACGAAACTGAACTGTGTGTTGACTTGCATCGCCAGTGCTCAGCTCACAAACAAAATACGCAAGCGTCTTGAAAAACATGAAAGGGATCCAGCTGTGCAGAAAGATGTAGTAGATCAATGCAAAAAATGGAACCTGGTTTGGGTTGGTAAGAACAAAGCTGCCCCTCTGGAACCATACGAGATGGAAAGGCTTCTAGGTTTCCCAAATAATCATACTCGTGGTATAAGCAGAAAGGATCGCTACAAGTCTCTAGGCAACTCATTTCAG GTTGATACTGTTGCCTATCACTTGTCTGTCCTTAAGCCGTTGTACCCAAAAGGCATAAACGTCTTGTCACTCTTCACTGGCATAGGCGGTGGAGAAGTAGCACTTCACCGTCTCCAAATACCAATGAAGCTAGTTGTGTCTGTTGAGATATCAGAAGTCAACAGGAACATATTCAGGAGTTTTTGGGAGCAGACAAATCAAAGGGGTGATCTGATAGAGTTTAGAGATGTTGAAGAGCTTGACGACCATAAGATAGAGGGACTTATGGACCAGTATGGAGGGTTTGACCTTGTTATAGGTGGTAGCCCCTGTAACAATCTAGCTGGAGCTAATAGGGTTAGTAGGACTGGACTTGAAGGAGACCAGTCATCACTGTTCTATGATTACT
- the LOC106405000 gene encoding DNA (cytosine-5)-methyltransferase DRM1 isoform X2, which yields MAKHSAGDDDDVNWNTDDEIDNFQSFPVNYISKRNVVHTDETVAKFIEMGFSIEMIGRAVEETGGENPEPLMILETLFKISTSSEASSSKSKVIDELIGMGFSEELVIKAIQEHGEENLEEITNALLSYAEAEKMHETENEDINNNYFADDNDDVNIFSGLSSSDEENELHSFHEDGRLQDLIKMGYPRKEASIALERCGEIASLAEVVDFIFAAQMARQLDEFWAAPDEKERRINEPPPRRRKLNTDIASDDELIRLPNPMIGFGVPKEPGLITDRPVPIPNIALGPPYFYFENVAMTPKGVWATMSSHLYDIKPEFVDSLYFCAAARKRGYIHNLPIKNRFEIQPTPHYTIQEEFPLTKKWWPDWDKRTKLNCVLTCIASAQLTNKIRKRLEKHERDPAVQKDVVDQCKKWNLVWVGKNKAAPLEPYEMERLLGFPNNHTRGISRKDRYKSLGNSFQVDTVAYHLSVLKPLYPKGINVLSLFTGIGGGEVALHRLQIPMKLVVSVEISEVNRNIFRSFWEQTNQRGDLIEFRDVEELDDHKIEGLMDQYGGFDLVIGGSPCNNLAGANRVSRTGLEGDQSSLFYDYCRILDAVRSKASRMRR from the exons atg GCAAAACATTCTGCTGGTGATGACGATGATGTAAATTGGAATACAGATGATGAAATTGATAACTTCCAATCGTTTCCTGTAAATTATATATCCAAA AGAAACGTAGTTCATACGGATGAGACGGTTGCTAAGTTCATTGAGATGGGATTCTCTATCGAAATGATCGGTAGAGCGGTTGAAGAAACCGGCG GAGAAAATCCAGAACCTTTGATGATTCTTGAAACTCTCTTCAAGATTTCT ACAAGCTCTGAAGCTAGTTCATCTAAATCTAAGGTCATAGACGAGCTTATTGGTATGGGTTTCTCCGAGGAATTAGTGatcaaagctatacaggaacaTG GAGAAGAAAATCTTGAGGAGATAACAAATGCACTTCTGAGTTATGCA GAGGCAGAGAAAATGCATGAAACAGAGAATGAGGACATCAACAATAACTACTTCGCAGATGATAATGATGACGTTAATATTTTCTCAGGTCTATCATCCTCAGATGAAGAG AACGAGTTACACTCTTTTCATGAAGATGGTAGATTGCAAGATTTGATCAAAATGGGATATCCAAGGAAAGAGGCTTCCATAGCTCTAGAGAGATGTG GAGAAATTGCAAGTTTGGCAGAGGTTGTTGACTTCATTTTTGCTGCTCAAATGGCACGGCAACTAGATGAGTTTTGGGCAGCTCCAGATGAAAAAGAG CGAAGAATTAACGAGCCACCGCCAAGAAGGAGAAAGCTGAACACTGACATAGCCAGTGATGACGAGCTCATCCGTCTACCAAATCCAATGATCGGGTTTGGTGTACCTAAGGAACCTGGACTTATAACTGATAGGCCAGTCCCCATTCCTAATATTGCTCTAGGTCCACCCTATTTCTACTTCGAGAATGTTGCAATGACACCCAAAGGTGTTTGGGCCACAATGTCTAGTCATCTGTATGACATCAAACCCGAATTTGTGGACTCCCTGTACTTTTGTGCTGCTGCGAGGAAGAGAGGTTACATTCACAACCTTCCAATCAAGAACAGATTTGAGATACAACCCACACCACATTATACGATACAAGAAGAGTTTCCTTTGACCAAGAAATGGTGGCCTGATTGGGATAAAAGAACGAAACTGAACTGTGTGTTGACTTGCATCGCCAGTGCTCAGCTCACAAACAAAATACGCAAGCGTCTTGAAAAACATGAAAGGGATCCAGCTGTGCAGAAAGATGTAGTAGATCAATGCAAAAAATGGAACCTGGTTTGGGTTGGTAAGAACAAAGCTGCCCCTCTGGAACCATACGAGATGGAAAGGCTTCTAGGTTTCCCAAATAATCATACTCGTGGTATAAGCAGAAAGGATCGCTACAAGTCTCTAGGCAACTCATTTCAG GTTGATACTGTTGCCTATCACTTGTCTGTCCTTAAGCCGTTGTACCCAAAAGGCATAAACGTCTTGTCACTCTTCACTGGCATAGGCGGTGGAGAAGTAGCACTTCACCGTCTCCAAATACCAATGAAGCTAGTTGTGTCTGTTGAGATATCAGAAGTCAACAGGAACATATTCAGGAGTTTTTGGGAGCAGACAAATCAAAGGGGTGATCTGATAGAGTTTAGAGATGTTGAAGAGCTTGACGACCATAAGATAGAGGGACTTATGGACCAGTATGGAGGGTTTGACCTTGTTATAGGTGGTAGCCCCTGTAACAATCTAGCTGGAGCTAATAGGGTTAGTAGGACTGGACTTGAAGGAGACCAGTCATCACTGTTCTATGATTACT